Proteins co-encoded in one Babylonia areolata isolate BAREFJ2019XMU chromosome 5, ASM4173473v1, whole genome shotgun sequence genomic window:
- the LOC143282417 gene encoding LOW QUALITY PROTEIN: forkhead box protein B1-like (The sequence of the model RefSeq protein was modified relative to this genomic sequence to represent the inferred CDS: deleted 1 base in 1 codon) → MPVEENSRQTKKQKKQQQKPGEDQDPSMPRPGRNSYEEQKPPYSYIALTAMAIQSSHEKMLPLNEIYKFIMDNFPFYRKNTQRWQNSLRHNLSFNDCFIKIPRRPDRPGKGSYWALHPMCGDMFENGSFLRRRKRFKVLMKSRRRRRQAAGVDNPMVAMKTGLDQHSSFLHEQARIRLQQWGVAPPTRFQPYPALSPLTLSSEMQSPGSKRSFSIESIMAPDYKSTPAARLLPQHPLLRPPLPAFTHLAAGLSPAALLASYGMDLPPTLASSLSGPLASRFSADLSLVKHDALTSPALPPVPIKPAPINPLGRPSRPGGSFPGPAGPDGAAPLPGVLPERRGVRSPVPSLHVQSVLGGLLGSGVQSG, encoded by the exons ATGCCAGTGGAAGAGAATTCCCGacagacgaagaagcagaagaagcagcagcagaagccagGAGAGGACCAGGACCCCAGCATGCCTCGCCCAGGACGGAACAGCTACGAGGAGCAGAAGCCTCCCTACTCCTACATCGCCCTCACCGCCATGGCCATCCAGAGCTCGCACGAGAAGATGCTGCCCCTGAACGAAATCTACAAGTTCATCATGGACAACTTCCCCTTCTACCGCAAGAACACCCAGCGCTGGCAAAACTCTCTGCGCCACAACCTGTCCTTCAACGACTGCTTCATCAAGATCCCTAGGAGGCCGGACAGGCCGGGCAAGGGCAGCTACTGGGCGCTGCATCCCATGTGCGGGGACATGTTCGAGAACGGAAGCTTCCTCAGACGCCGGAAGCGCTTCAAGGTACTGATGAAGtcc cggcggcggcggcggcaggcGGCAGGGGTGGACAACCCCATGGTAGccatgaagacaggcctggaccAGCACTCCTCCTTCCTGCACGAGCAGGCCAGGATCCGTCTGCAGCAGTGGGGTGTCGCCCCGCCCACCCGCTTCCAGCCCTACCCGGCCCTCTCCCCTCTGACTCTGTCCTCAGAGATGCAGTCTCCGGGTTCCAAGCGCTCCTTCTCCATAGAGAGCATCATGGCCCCGGACTACAAGTCCACGCCCGCCGCCAGGCTGCTTCCCCAGCACCCCTTGCTGAGGCCTCCGCTGCCGGCCTTCACCCACCTGGCCGCGGGCCTCTCCCCGGCCGCCCTCCTGGCCTCCTACGGAATGGACCTCCCACCCACCTTGGCCTCCTCGCTCTCCGGGCCGCTGGCGTCTCGCTTCTCCGCCGACCTGTCACTGGTGAAGCACGATGCCCTGAcctcccccgcactcccccccgtGCCCATCAAGCCCGCCCCCATCAACCCGCTAGGCCGCCCTTCACGGCCCGGGGGGTCCTTCCCCGGCCCTGCTGGCCCGGATGGGGCTGCCCCCCTCCCTGGCGTCCTCCCTGAGCGGCGCGGGGTCCGCAGCCCTGTCCCTAGCCTCCATGTCCAGTCTGTCCTCGGCGGACTGCTCGGCTCTGGCGTCCAGTCTGGGTGA